A stretch of Myroides oncorhynchi DNA encodes these proteins:
- a CDS encoding NAD(P)H-binding protein translates to MKHISILGSGWLGTPLAENLIKKGYQVKGSTTTLAKMNILEEHLIKPYHINLYEDNIQFLDPFIGNADLLIITIPPIRGEVHPTYSDNFKKLIPYIHKHNIKNVIMMSSVSVYAPQKEEIIEENNIFSNESTAIQIREAEDVLLNEANINTCILRLGGLFSEDRKPVDYIVRKELLDNPELPINMIHLDDIIAFSSAIIEQGFTGNTIYNIVSPKYKNRFDYYNQEANKHGLTLPPLGDNNSAFYKKINGNKITEAAKLSYKF, encoded by the coding sequence ATGAAACATATAAGCATACTAGGCAGCGGGTGGTTAGGTACACCATTAGCTGAAAATCTAATAAAAAAAGGATATCAAGTCAAAGGATCCACTACTACTCTTGCAAAAATGAATATACTAGAGGAACACCTTATCAAACCTTATCACATTAACCTATATGAGGATAACATTCAATTTCTAGACCCTTTTATTGGTAATGCAGATCTATTGATAATCACCATTCCTCCTATAAGAGGAGAAGTACATCCAACTTACTCTGACAACTTTAAAAAGCTTATTCCATACATACATAAACACAACATAAAGAATGTTATCATGATGAGTTCTGTGTCTGTTTATGCTCCACAAAAAGAAGAAATAATAGAAGAAAACAATATTTTTTCCAATGAGTCTACAGCGATCCAAATCAGAGAAGCAGAAGATGTCTTACTAAATGAAGCAAATATAAATACTTGTATTTTGCGATTAGGCGGTTTGTTCAGTGAGGACAGAAAGCCTGTTGATTATATCGTCAGAAAAGAATTATTAGACAACCCTGAACTACCTATCAACATGATTCATCTAGATGATATCATTGCGTTTTCTAGTGCTATCATAGAACAAGGTTTTACAGGTAATACTATCTATAATATAGTGTCTCCAAAGTATAAGAATAGATTTGATTATTACAATCAAGAAGCGAATAAACATGGGTTGACTCTACCTCCCTTAGGTGATAACAACAGTGCATTTTATAAAAAAATTAACGGAAATAAGATTACCGAAGCGGCTAAGTTATCATACAAATTTTAG
- a CDS encoding ectonucleotide pyrophosphatase/phosphodiesterase, translating to MKKLLFPLLTIGLCLTMPNMLIAQDIQKQLVIENRVNDTKQFDKPYVILISIDGFRYDYIEKYGTKFLEKLGREGVRAESMQPSYPSVTFPNHYTIATGLYPSHHGLVGNNIYDPKIEERYSLRNYKAVHDPAWYGGTPLWVLAEQQGMLSACYYWPGSEAPIKGTLPSYYYAYSEKFDMDGRINEVVNWLTLPEEKRPHFITFYLPEVDHAGHSFGPDAKETEEAVHYADQSIEKLVSAVDKLNLPVNYVIVSDHGMLTLDQNTLLSFPLKLKGDEMKLASNGTYISAFINDKKEINKYYKKIKKASNPKYMKVYKTEDLPKEFNFSKEHDRFGRIGDIVVTAEAPYYFTNRKLAGSHGFDPNSVKEMHAIFLAKGPQFQSGKTIGTFENIDVYPVIAKILGLEITEEIDGTDKVAKEVLVK from the coding sequence ATGAAGAAATTACTATTTCCCCTATTAACTATAGGATTGTGTCTAACAATGCCCAATATGTTGATTGCTCAAGATATACAGAAGCAATTAGTGATTGAGAATAGAGTTAATGACACTAAACAGTTTGATAAGCCCTATGTTATCTTGATTTCAATAGATGGTTTTAGATATGACTATATCGAGAAATATGGAACCAAGTTTTTAGAGAAGCTTGGAAGAGAAGGTGTGAGAGCTGAATCTATGCAGCCTTCTTATCCTTCTGTAACTTTTCCTAATCACTATACTATAGCTACAGGATTGTATCCTTCACACCATGGGTTAGTTGGTAATAATATATATGACCCAAAGATTGAAGAGAGATATTCATTAAGGAACTACAAGGCTGTGCATGATCCAGCATGGTATGGTGGTACTCCTTTATGGGTATTAGCAGAACAACAAGGAATGTTGAGTGCATGTTATTATTGGCCAGGATCAGAAGCCCCTATTAAGGGAACTTTACCATCGTATTATTATGCTTACTCTGAGAAGTTTGATATGGATGGACGTATTAATGAAGTGGTGAATTGGTTGACATTACCAGAAGAAAAGAGACCACACTTTATTACATTCTATTTACCAGAAGTTGACCATGCAGGACATAGTTTTGGACCTGATGCTAAGGAAACAGAGGAGGCAGTACATTATGCTGACCAATCAATAGAGAAGTTAGTGTCGGCTGTAGATAAGTTGAATTTACCTGTTAATTATGTAATTGTTTCAGATCATGGAATGCTTACTTTAGATCAAAATACACTATTGAGTTTTCCATTAAAGCTAAAAGGAGATGAGATGAAGTTGGCTAGTAACGGAACTTATATCAGTGCATTCATTAATGATAAAAAAGAGATAAATAAATACTATAAGAAGATCAAGAAGGCGAGCAATCCTAAATATATGAAAGTATATAAGACAGAGGACTTACCTAAAGAGTTTAATTTTAGTAAAGAGCACGATCGATTTGGAAGAATTGGTGATATCGTTGTGACTGCTGAAGCTCCATACTATTTTACTAACAGAAAATTAGCAGGGAGTCACGGTTTTGATCCAAATTCGGTTAAGGAGATGCATGCTATATTTTTAGCTAAGGGTCCACAGTTCCAGTCAGGAAAAACAATAGGTACATTTGAGAATATAGATGTATATCCTGTTATAGCTAAGATATTAGGTTTAGAGATTACAGAAGAAATAGATGGTACAGATAAAGTAGCAAAAGAAGTATTAGTGAAATAG
- a CDS encoding porin family protein yields the protein MKKIIYSIVLSIGAIITTNAQEKQTNTIETTQETNEFKEFFTQNMDYQVRAHFSIGGSAPLGLPKEIRKINSYNPGLQLGLEANATKWLTDDKQWGVRLGLRFEGKGMTTKANVKEYLTEIIQDNSKVRGYFTGDVKTKVKNTYLTVPVNVVYKINDNWNIYGGLYFSALIDKTFDGYVTNGYLRQNTPNGPKLTFEDDSSAPYDFSKEVRKFQWGTQVGAEWKLNNNFFLLGELTYGFNGVLNSDFDAISFSMHNIYLNLGFGYQF from the coding sequence ATGAAAAAAATCATATATAGTATTGTATTATCTATAGGTGCAATTATAACAACAAATGCTCAAGAAAAACAGACAAATACAATAGAAACAACACAAGAAACAAATGAGTTCAAAGAGTTTTTTACACAAAATATGGATTACCAAGTAAGAGCTCATTTCAGTATTGGAGGTTCTGCTCCTTTAGGATTGCCTAAAGAGATAAGAAAAATCAATAGTTATAACCCAGGATTACAATTAGGCTTAGAAGCCAATGCTACAAAATGGTTAACTGATGATAAACAATGGGGAGTTCGCTTAGGTCTGCGTTTTGAAGGAAAAGGAATGACAACCAAAGCAAATGTAAAAGAATATTTAACTGAGATTATACAGGATAATTCTAAAGTAAGAGGTTACTTCACTGGAGATGTTAAAACTAAAGTAAAAAACACTTATCTAACTGTTCCTGTTAATGTTGTTTACAAAATCAATGACAATTGGAATATCTACGGAGGTTTATATTTCTCAGCTTTAATTGACAAAACATTTGATGGATATGTTACGAATGGGTATTTAAGACAAAATACTCCTAACGGGCCTAAACTAACATTTGAGGACGACAGTAGTGCTCCTTATGACTTCTCTAAAGAAGTACGCAAATTCCAATGGGGTACACAAGTAGGAGCTGAATGGAAGCTAAACAACAATTTCTTCTTATTAGGAGAGTTAACATACGGATTTAATGGAGTATTAAATAGTGATTTTGACGCTATCTCATTCTCTATGCACAATATATACTTAAACCTAGGGTTCGGATACCAATTCTAA
- a CDS encoding PCMD domain-containing protein, protein MKINYLFFTLLTMIGITFSSCIKDEAIGRETDITEATIEGAKEYLSMTPTITNNKVFFLLHSDIKKRTFAPTFQLTEGATIEPANGTTQDFSNGAVKYTITSSDGLFKKVYNVSFINNTFISAYSFENVKTEITDGPEGIYHEFYEKLPTGEEKYDWASGNLGYNMLAETLLEDGQELSPEVYPTFSITNGYQGKGVKMVTRSTGGLGELMKTPLAAGNLYLGVFDFTFPPINSTKFGIPYGQKLNMPLSLTGYYKYKAGDNFKVNSTDGSNYTKDGWDAYAIIFEKGSDSSKEYLGGNHSFQDPRMVAMARLSDKQRLEANDWTSFEIPFIVLPGKTFDPENNYMITIVFSSSVEGDRFNGAVGSALYIDEVKLNYDK, encoded by the coding sequence ATGAAAATAAATTACTTATTTTTCACCCTACTGACAATGATAGGGATAACCTTCTCGTCTTGTATCAAAGATGAGGCGATCGGTAGAGAAACAGATATTACAGAGGCGACTATAGAAGGAGCTAAAGAATATCTATCTATGACTCCAACTATAACAAATAACAAAGTGTTCTTCCTTTTACATTCAGATATCAAGAAAAGAACATTTGCACCAACTTTTCAATTAACAGAAGGAGCGACAATAGAACCAGCTAACGGAACTACTCAAGATTTCTCTAATGGTGCTGTAAAATATACTATTACATCAAGTGATGGTCTTTTTAAGAAAGTTTATAATGTTAGTTTTATCAATAATACTTTTATCAGTGCGTACAGCTTTGAAAATGTAAAGACTGAAATTACAGATGGACCAGAAGGAATCTATCACGAATTCTATGAAAAATTGCCTACAGGAGAAGAAAAATACGATTGGGCAAGTGGGAACCTAGGTTACAATATGTTAGCAGAAACATTACTAGAGGATGGTCAAGAGCTATCACCTGAAGTTTATCCTACTTTTTCTATCACTAATGGTTACCAAGGAAAAGGGGTAAAAATGGTGACTCGAAGTACTGGTGGATTAGGAGAGTTAATGAAGACTCCTCTTGCAGCAGGAAACCTATATTTAGGAGTATTTGATTTTACTTTCCCTCCAATAAATTCCACTAAATTTGGTATCCCTTATGGACAAAAACTTAATATGCCGTTATCTCTAACTGGATATTATAAATATAAGGCAGGTGATAATTTTAAAGTTAATAGTACAGATGGATCCAACTATACTAAAGACGGATGGGATGCTTATGCTATTATCTTTGAAAAAGGCAGTGATTCTAGCAAAGAGTATTTAGGTGGAAACCACAGTTTCCAAGATCCAAGAATGGTAGCTATGGCACGATTAAGTGATAAACAAAGATTAGAAGCAAATGATTGGACAAGCTTCGAAATACCATTTATAGTATTACCAGGCAAAACTTTTGATCCAGAAAACAACTATATGATAACAATCGTATTTTCATCAAGCGTTGAGGGAGATAGGTTTAATGGAGCTGTAGGAAGTGCACTTTACATTGATGAGGTGAAACTTAACTATGACAAATAA
- a CDS encoding porin family protein encodes MSNLNRYISCIAILISVSLVAQENDSIGFKTFFKDNMEYQLRGQFSIGGATPLGMPAQIREINSYNPTLQLGLELNVTKWFTDEHKWGVRTGLRMEGRGMKTDARVKNYYTQIDGGDGKQTKGYFTGNVKTTMKNSYITFPILAIYNISSNWNTYGGLYFSGLIDKDFTGYVYDGILREGTPIGTPVEFEGDSKGDYDFSNDLNRFQYGIQLGGEYKLNTHFRLFTDLNWGLNGVFKNNFDAISFKMYNIYANIGFGYTF; translated from the coding sequence ATGAGTAACCTAAATAGATATATATCTTGCATTGCTATACTGATAAGTGTAAGCCTAGTAGCCCAAGAAAATGATTCCATAGGATTTAAAACATTCTTTAAGGATAATATGGAATATCAATTGAGAGGTCAGTTTAGCATTGGTGGTGCTACTCCATTAGGAATGCCTGCACAAATACGAGAAATAAATAGCTATAACCCTACGCTACAACTAGGATTAGAACTAAATGTAACTAAATGGTTTACAGATGAACATAAGTGGGGAGTCCGAACTGGATTACGCATGGAAGGAAGGGGAATGAAAACTGATGCACGTGTAAAAAATTACTATACACAGATAGATGGAGGAGACGGTAAACAAACAAAAGGATACTTCACTGGAAATGTAAAAACAACTATGAAAAATTCATATATTACGTTTCCTATATTAGCCATCTATAATATCTCAAGTAATTGGAATACTTATGGTGGTTTATATTTTTCGGGTTTAATTGATAAAGATTTTACTGGATATGTATATGATGGAATATTAAGGGAAGGAACACCAATAGGAACTCCTGTCGAATTTGAAGGAGATTCAAAAGGAGATTATGATTTTTCCAACGACTTAAACAGATTTCAGTATGGAATACAGTTAGGAGGAGAATATAAACTAAATACACACTTTCGGTTATTCACAGATCTTAACTGGGGGTTGAATGGGGTATTTAAAAATAACTTTGATGCAATCTCTTTTAAAATGTATAATATCTACGCTAACATAGGCTTTGGATATACCTTCTAA
- a CDS encoding PCMD domain-containing protein codes for MKQYIQSCLLLIHLLATSCIKDEELDTNADILEAYIPSEFLKTDPIITNTSIEFRVKANVDLEKQTPFFIISPNATMDPPNGTTQNFTNSKEVVITAQDHRWKKTYTVSFTSDELSTLYTFNNAELVDKNRYYKFFEIGSNGDKIYDWDSGNQGYATVAGKTPPEGYPTTITPGRRGGLAVKMQTVYTADFAAATGNPIAAGNLFLGQFKLNMLNTLKSTRFGLPYTGELPTSLRGVFKYEAGKVVTDKNYNEVVGAKDSFDIYAILFESRKKDNFQYGDHNFKDPRNIAIARIDEKDRKETTLWTEFNVPFKLLPGKTYDKTKDYVLAIVMTSSIDGADFKGAVGSTLLVDEIELVYEQDNKN; via the coding sequence ATGAAACAATACATTCAATCTTGTTTACTGCTGATTCACTTATTAGCGACTTCATGTATAAAAGATGAAGAACTAGACACTAATGCAGATATATTAGAAGCTTACATACCAAGTGAGTTCCTAAAGACTGATCCAATAATCACAAATACTTCAATCGAATTTAGAGTTAAAGCAAATGTAGATCTAGAGAAGCAAACTCCCTTTTTCATCATTTCGCCTAATGCTACAATGGATCCTCCAAATGGTACAACGCAAAACTTTACAAATAGTAAAGAAGTAGTGATAACAGCTCAAGATCACAGATGGAAAAAAACGTATACTGTAAGTTTCACTAGTGATGAGCTTAGTACATTATATACATTCAACAACGCCGAATTAGTAGATAAGAACAGATACTACAAATTCTTTGAAATAGGCTCGAATGGGGACAAAATATATGATTGGGACAGTGGTAATCAAGGATACGCAACTGTAGCAGGTAAAACTCCTCCAGAAGGCTATCCTACAACAATAACTCCTGGGAGAAGAGGAGGATTAGCTGTCAAGATGCAAACAGTATATACAGCAGATTTTGCCGCGGCTACGGGGAACCCCATTGCTGCAGGAAACTTATTCTTAGGTCAGTTCAAGCTAAATATGTTAAACACATTAAAGTCTACTCGTTTCGGGCTCCCATACACTGGTGAACTACCAACAAGTCTACGTGGTGTCTTTAAATACGAGGCAGGTAAAGTGGTAACTGACAAAAACTATAATGAGGTTGTCGGAGCAAAAGATTCATTTGATATCTATGCTATCCTATTTGAGTCCCGAAAAAAGGATAATTTCCAGTATGGAGATCACAACTTTAAAGATCCTAGAAATATTGCAATAGCGCGTATAGATGAAAAAGACAGAAAAGAAACTACACTGTGGACAGAGTTCAATGTACCTTTTAAATTACTCCCTGGTAAAACCTATGATAAGACGAAAGATTATGTCTTAGCCATTGTAATGACCTCTAGTATAGACGGAGCAGATTTTAAAGGAGCAGTAGGTAGTACGTTATTAGTTGATGAAATAGAATTAGTATATGAACAAGATAATAAAAACTAA
- a CDS encoding bifunctional GNAT family N-acetyltransferase/carbon-nitrogen hydrolase family protein: MEATINKVELRNLLIDDYLELKKSMLESYQELEDQYWNKEEIEQLLEVFPEGQLVVLVDGVVVGSALSLIIDEKQAMGAHTYEQITGYSTFSTHNPEGNVLYGIDVFIHPKYRGLRLGRRLYDARKEMCEQLNLKSIVFAGRIPKYSKYADELTPKQYLDKVRMKEIHDPVMSFQMANDFHMVRLMRHYLEGDTSSKEYAVLLEWNNIYYEKDVQLINAKKSVIRLGLIQWQMRPLNDLQEFFDQAEFFINAVSDYESDFAMFPELFTAPLMADYNHLSEADAIRELARYTDSIRKKFQEFAISYNINIITGSMPYMVDGTLYNVGFLCKRDGTYEMYSKIHITPNEVHYWGMKGGSKIQTFDTDCGKIGIMICYDVEFPELSRLLADQGMDILFVPFLTDTQNGYTRVRNCAAARAIENECYVAIAGCVGNLPKVNNMDIQFAQAAVLTPSDFAFPTNGVKAEATPNTEMTLIVDVDVDLLKELHEHGSVRIKKDRRTDLYQTRALK; encoded by the coding sequence ATGGAAGCTACTATTAATAAAGTAGAATTAAGAAACCTATTGATTGATGACTATTTAGAGTTAAAGAAATCAATGCTCGAATCTTATCAAGAATTAGAAGATCAGTACTGGAATAAGGAAGAAATAGAACAATTATTAGAAGTGTTTCCTGAGGGGCAATTAGTAGTACTCGTAGACGGTGTAGTAGTGGGATCAGCCTTATCACTTATCATCGATGAAAAACAAGCGATGGGTGCCCATACTTATGAACAAATTACTGGTTACTCTACTTTTAGCACACATAATCCAGAAGGAAATGTACTGTATGGTATAGACGTTTTTATCCATCCTAAATATAGAGGACTGCGATTAGGAAGAAGGCTATATGATGCACGTAAAGAAATGTGTGAACAACTAAACCTAAAATCAATAGTATTCGCTGGACGTATTCCTAAGTATTCAAAATATGCTGATGAACTAACTCCTAAGCAATATCTAGACAAGGTTAGGATGAAAGAAATTCACGACCCTGTGATGTCATTCCAAATGGCAAATGACTTTCACATGGTGCGTTTAATGCGTCATTATCTAGAAGGAGATACTAGTTCTAAAGAATATGCTGTTCTTCTAGAATGGAACAACATATATTATGAAAAAGACGTACAGTTAATCAATGCTAAAAAAAGCGTTATAAGATTAGGTCTTATACAGTGGCAAATGAGACCACTTAACGATTTGCAAGAATTTTTTGACCAAGCCGAATTCTTTATTAATGCAGTATCAGACTATGAAAGTGATTTCGCTATGTTTCCCGAGTTGTTTACCGCTCCTCTGATGGCAGACTATAATCACTTATCAGAAGCTGATGCTATTCGTGAGTTGGCAAGGTACACAGACTCTATTCGCAAAAAGTTTCAAGAATTTGCAATTTCTTATAATATAAATATCATTACAGGTAGCATGCCTTACATGGTAGATGGAACACTCTATAACGTTGGTTTTTTATGTAAACGAGATGGTACTTACGAAATGTATTCTAAAATACATATCACGCCAAATGAAGTTCACTACTGGGGAATGAAAGGAGGTTCTAAAATTCAGACCTTCGATACAGATTGTGGTAAAATAGGTATCATGATATGCTATGATGTAGAGTTTCCGGAACTTTCTAGATTACTAGCAGATCAAGGAATGGATATTCTATTCGTTCCGTTTTTGACAGATACCCAAAATGGATATACACGTGTAAGAAACTGTGCTGCCGCTAGAGCCATCGAAAATGAGTGTTATGTAGCTATAGCAGGATGTGTAGGTAACTTACCTAAAGTAAATAACATGGACATACAGTTTGCTCAAGCCGCTGTATTGACTCCTTCTGACTTTGCTTTCCCTACAAATGGAGTAAAAGCAGAAGCTACACCTAATACAGAGATGACACTTATAGTAGATGTTGATGTTGACTTACTTAAAGAGTTACATGAGCATGGTAGTGTGCGAATCAAAAAAGACAGACGTACTGATCTATATCAAACAAGAGCACTAAAATAA
- a CDS encoding response regulator transcription factor, translating into MDKILVIEDDVRVAELLQRSLEEQNFEVDLAYDGYLGKKLALQKKYDLIITDVILPKINGIDLCKVIKETLPQTPIIMLTALGTTDDKVEGFDAGADDYLVKPFELRELYVRIRALLKRFENSNLADVTVLKYSDLALDLKEKVFKRGDIEIHLTPKEFNLLQYMMENPERVLSRTEISEKVWDTHFDTGTNFIDVYINYLRKKIETDPLNKVIHTKSGMGFILKSNEN; encoded by the coding sequence GTGGATAAGATATTAGTTATTGAAGACGATGTCCGTGTGGCTGAGCTGCTTCAGCGTAGTTTAGAAGAACAGAATTTCGAAGTAGATCTTGCTTATGACGGATATTTAGGAAAGAAATTAGCATTACAGAAGAAATATGATTTAATCATAACGGATGTAATCTTGCCTAAGATAAACGGAATAGATTTATGTAAAGTGATTAAAGAAACACTTCCTCAAACACCTATTATTATGCTTACTGCACTTGGAACTACAGATGATAAAGTGGAAGGATTCGATGCAGGTGCAGATGATTATCTAGTCAAACCTTTTGAACTTAGAGAGCTTTATGTACGTATCAGAGCTTTGTTAAAGCGATTTGAAAATAGTAATTTGGCGGATGTGACGGTATTAAAATATTCTGATTTAGCCTTAGACCTGAAAGAAAAGGTCTTTAAGCGAGGTGATATAGAGATACACTTGACCCCTAAAGAGTTTAACCTTCTTCAATACATGATGGAAAATCCTGAGCGTGTACTGTCTCGTACAGAGATTTCGGAGAAAGTATGGGATACACATTTCGATACTGGAACAAATTTTATAGATGTATATATTAACTATCTGCGTAAGAAGATAGAGACAGATCCTTTAAACAAAGTTATTCATACCAAGTCAGGTATGGGATTCATACTGAAGAGTAATGAGAATTAA
- a CDS encoding HAMP domain-containing sensor histidine kinase, translating to MRIKTRLTLLFTLLVASILLVFAVVVYWSSSKNREVEFFEELEKEAITKAKLYLETEIKSSTLHKIYKYNNEVINEVQIAVYDYDFNLLYHDAEEVDSVKETKEMIDQIASQGRVHLFQDDWQVIGIVYNSGDKDYVITAIALDQYGYTKLHNLFLTILVLSIISLIVIYFVGSFFAERVLRPLKLMNEEINNITATNLDLRVSTDLNQDELSRLGNTFNTMLDRLEQSFDSQKQFVSNISHELRTPLAAVIAELELSLSKEQNTASYIRTIENALSDAKKLVRLSNSLLDFAKASYDPTEIVFKPTRIDEVILDACQKIQRGNAGYTFSFMIDEEIDSEELVTVRANPYLLEVAIINLLENACKYSDNHHGKVSISNLNNAVVIKIADEGLGMSTEDLDGIFKPFFRGENGKHLEGNGIGLSLTKKVIDLHKGTITVTSEINKGTEFAITL from the coding sequence ATGAGAATTAAGACTAGACTTACCTTATTGTTTACGTTACTAGTGGCATCTATATTATTAGTATTTGCTGTAGTAGTGTATTGGTCATCGTCTAAGAATAGGGAAGTTGAATTTTTTGAGGAGTTAGAGAAAGAAGCAATTACTAAAGCAAAATTATACTTGGAAACAGAGATAAAGTCTTCTACTCTCCACAAGATATACAAGTATAATAATGAGGTGATTAATGAAGTACAGATTGCAGTGTACGATTATGATTTTAATTTATTATATCATGATGCCGAAGAAGTTGATAGTGTGAAAGAAACCAAAGAAATGATTGATCAAATTGCTTCCCAGGGACGTGTTCATCTATTTCAAGACGATTGGCAAGTGATAGGTATTGTGTATAATAGTGGTGATAAAGATTATGTAATTACAGCTATTGCTCTTGATCAATATGGTTATACAAAATTGCATAATTTATTTTTGACTATTTTAGTGTTGAGTATAATATCTTTAATTGTTATTTATTTTGTCGGTAGTTTCTTTGCAGAGCGTGTTTTACGCCCATTGAAACTTATGAATGAAGAAATTAATAATATCACGGCTACTAATTTAGATTTGCGTGTAAGCACAGATCTAAATCAAGACGAATTAAGCCGTTTAGGGAATACATTTAATACGATGTTAGACCGACTAGAGCAGTCTTTTGATTCGCAGAAGCAGTTCGTGTCGAATATTTCACATGAGCTACGCACTCCATTAGCAGCCGTGATTGCAGAGTTAGAATTATCACTGTCTAAGGAGCAGAACACAGCTAGTTATATCAGAACGATAGAGAATGCTCTATCCGATGCTAAGAAGTTGGTTCGGCTATCGAATAGTTTATTAGACTTTGCAAAGGCGAGTTATGATCCTACCGAAATTGTATTCAAACCTACTAGAATAGATGAGGTGATATTAGATGCCTGTCAGAAGATACAGAGAGGCAATGCTGGATATACTTTCAGCTTTATGATAGATGAAGAGATAGACAGCGAAGAACTAGTGACGGTACGAGCAAACCCTTATTTACTCGAAGTAGCGATTATTAACTTACTAGAGAATGCATGTAAGTACTCCGATAATCATCATGGTAAGGTGAGTATTTCTAATCTGAATAATGCTGTAGTGATTAAGATAGCAGATGAAGGATTAGGAATGAGTACTGAGGATCTGGATGGGATCTTTAAACCATTCTTTAGAGGTGAGAATGGAAAACACTTAGAAGGGAATGGTATCGGACTCTCATTGACCAAGAAAGTTATTGACTTACATAAAGGTACTATTACAGTCACTTCAGAGATAAATAAAGGTACAGAGTTTGCTATAACCTTATAG
- a CDS encoding MgtC/SapB family protein, which translates to MLISVFIGRLVLAFILGALIGAERQVRQKSAGLRTNTLVSIGAAGFVLMAYTIGDEAVGRVASYVVSGIGFLGAGVIMKDGFSIRGLNTAATIWCSASVGSMCAVGLWMEAMAMAILILVAHLSLRPLGAIINKLSFETEADSAEAHYEIIVGCKEQVENHIRVMVLENLRSQKDLQLRSLKSTDNGNPAFSYLKFEILAMGKKDDVLEQITSKVSLEYGVSEVTWELTSY; encoded by the coding sequence ATGTTAATTTCAGTATTTATAGGAAGATTAGTGCTTGCCTTTATATTAGGTGCATTAATCGGAGCAGAAAGACAAGTAAGACAAAAAAGTGCAGGCTTAAGAACGAATACTTTAGTAAGTATCGGAGCAGCAGGATTTGTCTTAATGGCATACACTATCGGCGATGAAGCTGTAGGTAGAGTAGCCTCTTATGTAGTGAGTGGAATTGGATTTTTAGGTGCGGGTGTAATTATGAAAGACGGATTTAGTATCCGTGGGTTGAATACAGCTGCTACGATTTGGTGTTCTGCATCAGTTGGATCTATGTGTGCTGTAGGGTTATGGATGGAAGCAATGGCAATGGCAATATTAATCTTAGTAGCTCATTTATCATTAAGACCATTAGGGGCTATCATAAATAAGCTTTCGTTTGAAACGGAAGCCGACTCAGCGGAGGCGCATTATGAAATTATTGTGGGATGTAAAGAACAAGTAGAAAATCACATCAGAGTGATGGTATTAGAGAATTTACGTTCTCAGAAAGATTTGCAATTGCGTTCTTTAAAGAGTACAGATAATGGTAATCCTGCTTTTTCTTATCTCAAATTTGAGATACTAGCTATGGGAAAGAAAGATGATGTTTTAGAGCAGATTACTAGTAAGGTGTCTTTGGAATATGGGGTATCAGAAGTAACATGGGAGCTTACTTCTTATTAA